In Corynebacterium afermentans subsp. afermentans, a genomic segment contains:
- the aroQ gene encoding type II 3-dehydroquinate dehydratase, protein MKILVLNGPNLNRLGKRQPEIYGSVTLADVEKRLLDRGSELGLEVECRQSNHEGELIDWVHEAADNGWAVVINPGGFTHTSVALRDALVELKDHHGFIEVHISNVHAREPFRAHSYLSPIAEGVIAGLGVDGYRLALDYYARRL, encoded by the coding sequence ATGAAGATTTTGGTGCTTAACGGGCCGAATTTGAACAGGCTGGGCAAGCGGCAGCCGGAGATCTACGGATCGGTGACGCTGGCGGACGTCGAAAAGCGATTGCTTGATCGCGGCAGCGAGCTCGGCCTGGAGGTGGAATGCCGCCAGTCCAACCACGAGGGCGAATTGATCGACTGGGTGCACGAGGCGGCGGACAACGGGTGGGCCGTGGTAATCAACCCCGGCGGATTTACCCATACCTCCGTCGCGCTGCGCGACGCGCTGGTAGAACTGAAAGATCACCACGGCTTTATCGAGGTGCACATTTCCAACGTGCACGCACGCGAGCCGTTTAGGGCGCACTCCTACCTTTCGCCGATCGCCGAAGGCGTCATCGCCGGGTTGGGGGTGGACGGCTACCGGCTCGCGCTCGACTACTACGCAAGGAGGCTCTGA
- the aroB gene encoding 3-dehydroquinate synthase translates to MAVVEVTGQNPYSIHIERDNLDQAAQRVARIGARRALVVHQAPLANVADQLGRTLDAVGVEPVTVCVPDAEAGKNLKVLSNLWDTLGERGFSRQDAVVGLGGGAVTDLAGFAAATWMRGIKVVQVPTTLLAMVDAAVGGKTGINTSGGKNLVGAFHEPDSVFIDLARIDTLPEAEVVSGSAELIKTGLIADPRILELYQDGAEKHWPELVERSVAVKASVVGQDLKESGLREILNYGHTLGHAIERRENYSWRHGNAVAVGMMFVAHLALGRKLVDAPLVALHEEILTTAGLPTRYEAGAFDELHDAMLLDKKNRDGRIRFVVLDGLGSCTRLEDTTADEMRAAYEAISE, encoded by the coding sequence ATGGCCGTAGTTGAGGTCACGGGCCAAAACCCGTACTCCATCCATATCGAGCGTGACAATTTGGACCAGGCTGCCCAGCGTGTCGCACGCATCGGCGCCCGCCGGGCGCTCGTTGTGCACCAGGCGCCACTTGCAAATGTGGCAGATCAACTTGGCCGCACGCTTGATGCCGTCGGAGTAGAGCCGGTGACGGTGTGCGTGCCGGACGCGGAAGCCGGCAAAAACCTGAAGGTCCTTTCCAATCTCTGGGACACGCTCGGTGAGCGCGGTTTTTCCCGCCAGGACGCGGTGGTCGGCCTCGGCGGCGGCGCGGTGACGGATCTCGCCGGCTTCGCCGCGGCGACGTGGATGCGCGGCATCAAGGTCGTGCAGGTGCCCACCACGCTGCTGGCGATGGTGGATGCAGCTGTCGGCGGCAAGACCGGAATCAACACTTCCGGCGGCAAAAACCTTGTTGGCGCGTTCCACGAGCCGGACAGCGTCTTCATCGACCTCGCCCGCATCGACACCCTGCCGGAAGCGGAGGTCGTCTCCGGCTCCGCGGAGCTGATCAAAACCGGCTTAATCGCGGATCCGCGCATCCTCGAGCTCTACCAGGACGGTGCCGAAAAGCATTGGCCGGAGCTGGTAGAGCGTTCCGTGGCGGTGAAGGCGAGCGTTGTCGGCCAGGACTTGAAGGAGTCCGGCCTGCGCGAAATTCTCAACTACGGCCACACTCTCGGCCACGCCATCGAGCGCCGCGAAAACTACTCTTGGCGGCACGGCAACGCGGTCGCGGTGGGCATGATGTTTGTGGCTCACCTGGCATTGGGCAGGAAGCTTGTCGACGCACCGTTGGTCGCCCTCCACGAAGAAATCCTGACCACAGCCGGCCTTCCCACCCGCTACGAGGCGGGCGCTTTCGACGAGCTGCACGACGCGATGCTGTTGGACAAGAAAAACCGTGACGGCCGCATCCGCTTTGTCGTTCTCGACGGGTTGGGCTCTTGCACCCGGCTCGAGGACACGACGGCAGACGAGATGCGTGCCGCCTACGAGGCGATTTCGGAGTAA
- a CDS encoding shikimate kinase produces MVYAAPRVVLVGMPGAGKSTIGRRIASALNLPIVDSDVLIEQGEGKACGEVYAQLGEEAFRELEVGYVARALATGGVVSLGGGAVVSKQVRTLLQRHTVVWIDVTAEEGIRRTAEDASRPVLDGDDRQQRYRDLMEQREPLYREVSSFRVRTDERPPQRVVAEILGFIDED; encoded by the coding sequence ATGGTGTACGCCGCACCGCGGGTCGTGCTGGTTGGCATGCCGGGGGCCGGAAAGTCCACCATTGGCCGCCGCATCGCCAGCGCGTTGAACCTGCCCATCGTGGACTCCGACGTGCTGATCGAGCAAGGCGAGGGCAAAGCCTGCGGCGAGGTGTACGCGCAGCTGGGCGAGGAGGCATTCCGCGAGCTCGAGGTCGGCTACGTCGCCCGCGCGCTCGCCACCGGCGGGGTAGTCAGCCTCGGCGGCGGTGCGGTTGTCTCCAAACAGGTGCGTACGCTGCTACAGCGACACACCGTTGTGTGGATAGACGTCACCGCGGAGGAGGGCATCCGTCGCACTGCTGAGGACGCGTCGCGTCCCGTGCTTGACGGCGACGACCGGCAGCAGCGCTACCGCGACCTGATGGAGCAGCGCGAGCCGTTGTACCGCGAGGTATCCAGCTTCCGTGTGCGCACGGACGAACGCCCGCCTCAGCGTGTGGTGGCGGAGATCCTCGGGTTCATCGACGAGGATTAA
- the aroC gene encoding chorismate synthase: MLRWTTAGESHGQALIALVENAPAGLPVRKDEIAHQLARRRLGYGRGARMKFEADELTLLTGVVHGTSIGSPIAIQIGNTEWPKWTTIMSAEPVDMQDPDVAKAMASGRGASLTRPRPGHADFAGMIKYGFDSARPVLERSSARETAARVAAATVARSFLRETLGVEVFSHVISIGESAPYAGPHPSFKDIEAIDASPVRAYDKNAEADMVARIEAAKKDGDTLGGIVEVIVDGLPVGLGSHVSGERRLDARLAGALMGIQSVKGVEVGDGFEEARRRGSQAHDEMVRGADGIERSTNRAGGLEGGMTNGEQLRLRAALKPISTVPRALKTVDMSTGEAATGIHQRSDVCAVPAGGVVAEAMVALVLAQAVSEKFGGDTVDEVRRNVETYRAYAADRLTFAQEEDMA, translated from the coding sequence ATGCTTCGTTGGACAACGGCCGGTGAATCGCACGGCCAAGCCCTCATTGCGCTGGTGGAAAATGCGCCGGCAGGTCTGCCGGTGCGCAAAGATGAGATTGCCCATCAATTGGCGCGACGCCGCCTCGGCTACGGGCGTGGCGCCCGCATGAAGTTTGAAGCCGATGAGCTCACCCTCCTCACCGGAGTGGTGCACGGCACTTCTATCGGCAGCCCCATTGCCATCCAGATCGGTAATACGGAGTGGCCGAAGTGGACCACGATCATGTCAGCGGAGCCCGTGGACATGCAGGACCCCGATGTTGCGAAGGCGATGGCGTCGGGGCGCGGAGCGTCGCTGACCCGCCCGCGCCCGGGCCACGCGGACTTTGCCGGCATGATCAAGTACGGCTTTGACTCCGCGCGTCCGGTGCTCGAGCGCTCGTCTGCGCGCGAGACTGCCGCGCGCGTGGCGGCGGCGACGGTGGCCCGCAGCTTCCTGCGCGAAACGCTTGGTGTCGAGGTGTTCTCGCATGTGATCTCCATCGGCGAGTCCGCACCGTACGCGGGCCCGCACCCGAGCTTCAAGGACATTGAGGCTATCGACGCCTCCCCGGTGCGCGCCTACGACAAGAACGCGGAAGCGGACATGGTCGCCCGCATCGAGGCGGCGAAGAAGGACGGCGACACCCTCGGCGGCATTGTCGAGGTGATCGTGGACGGGCTGCCCGTCGGACTGGGCTCGCATGTCTCCGGCGAGCGTCGCTTGGACGCGCGCCTGGCTGGCGCGCTGATGGGCATCCAGTCGGTGAAGGGCGTCGAGGTCGGCGACGGATTTGAGGAAGCGCGCCGCCGTGGCTCCCAGGCGCACGACGAGATGGTGCGGGGCGCCGACGGCATCGAGCGCTCCACTAACCGCGCGGGCGGCCTCGAAGGAGGCATGACCAACGGCGAACAGTTGCGTCTGCGTGCGGCGTTGAAACCGATCTCGACGGTTCCGCGCGCGCTGAAGACCGTGGATATGTCCACCGGCGAAGCCGCGACCGGCATCCACCAGCGCTCGGATGTGTGCGCGGTGCCCGCCGGCGGTGTGGTCGCCGAGGCGATGGTCGCGTTGGTTTTGGCGCAAGCCGTGTCCGAGAAGTTCGGTGGCGATACTGTGGACGAGGTGCGGCGCAACGTGGAGACCTACCGCGCGTACGCTGCGGACCGGCTCACGTTTGCCCAAGAGGAGGACATGGCATGA
- a CDS encoding A24 family peptidase, whose protein sequence is MRRCCATGSTPTNLTGVGTGGFAAYAAGAVFLAWSALLCVFDIRERRLPDALTGPPAVAALTACLWQPSLAWGLLWPTWYLLVGRGIGGGDIKLAVPLGVACAAAGGPLGVVAAFGLSGLFTVGVAVVFRKRSVPHGPSMLCALWVLFPFLCMYSGV, encoded by the coding sequence GTGAGGCGCTGTTGCGCCACTGGGAGCACACCCACTAACCTCACAGGCGTGGGGACTGGGGGATTCGCCGCCTATGCGGCAGGGGCTGTTTTTCTTGCATGGTCAGCGCTACTGTGTGTCTTCGACATCCGCGAGCGCAGGCTGCCGGATGCGCTAACGGGGCCGCCCGCGGTCGCAGCTTTGACCGCCTGCTTGTGGCAGCCGTCCCTGGCGTGGGGGCTGCTGTGGCCGACGTGGTATCTGCTGGTGGGCCGGGGCATCGGTGGGGGAGACATCAAGCTCGCAGTCCCGCTCGGCGTGGCTTGCGCGGCAGCCGGCGGGCCCCTTGGAGTTGTTGCCGCGTTTGGGCTATCCGGCCTGTTCACCGTAGGCGTGGCGGTGGTGTTTCGGAAGCGTTCTGTGCCGCATGGCCCGTCGATGCTCTGCGCTCTGTGGGTGCTGTTTCCTTTTTTGTGTATGTATTCGGGGGTTTGA
- a CDS encoding shikimate dehydrogenase, with product MGLTHRAAVLGAPIGHSLSPVLHSAGYQALGLDGWEYTRILCEADDLPGIVGEADETFRGFSVTMPCKFAALDFAEEVTERAQQIGSANTLTRIDGGWRADNTDCEGAMVALQELLGETTPAKRAVLVGAGGTARAVMWALREIGCEQVTVVNRSDRAAEYVELAQGMDVSFCAFDADLEPVALEADVVASTVPADALEQHAKTLGHAPVFDVIYNPWPTSLAVSAASNGYPVVGGLSMLAGQSYAQFEQFTGVAAPRAEMREALLRHWEHTH from the coding sequence ATGGGGCTCACGCACCGCGCCGCGGTCCTCGGCGCGCCGATCGGGCACTCGCTCTCCCCGGTGCTGCACAGCGCCGGGTATCAGGCGCTGGGCTTGGACGGCTGGGAGTACACCCGCATCCTCTGCGAAGCGGACGACCTGCCAGGCATTGTGGGGGAGGCGGACGAGACGTTCCGCGGCTTCTCGGTGACCATGCCGTGTAAGTTCGCGGCGTTGGACTTCGCGGAGGAGGTCACCGAGCGTGCGCAGCAAATTGGTTCCGCGAACACGCTCACGCGTATCGACGGCGGCTGGCGCGCCGACAACACTGATTGCGAAGGCGCCATGGTGGCGCTGCAGGAGCTGCTGGGAGAGACGACCCCGGCAAAGCGCGCAGTTCTGGTCGGCGCGGGCGGCACAGCTCGCGCCGTGATGTGGGCGTTGCGCGAGATCGGATGCGAGCAGGTGACCGTGGTCAACCGCTCGGACCGCGCAGCGGAGTACGTGGAACTGGCACAGGGCATGGACGTGTCCTTCTGCGCCTTCGACGCCGACCTAGAGCCGGTTGCTTTGGAAGCGGACGTTGTCGCCTCCACCGTGCCCGCGGATGCGCTGGAACAGCATGCCAAGACACTTGGGCATGCTCCGGTGTTCGACGTGATTTACAACCCATGGCCCACGTCGTTGGCCGTGAGCGCCGCCTCGAACGGCTACCCGGTTGTGGGGGGCTTGTCCATGCTGGCGGGGCAGTCGTACGCCCAGTTCGAGCAGTTTACTGGCGTTGCTGCTCCACGGGCGGAGATGCGTGAGGCGCTGTTGCGCCACTGGGAGCACACCCACTAA
- a CDS encoding endolytic transglycosylase MltG: protein MTPRQAAMRRTRNTAVLVTSLLLIIGLIAWIAIARGNNVSDFEGTGNGEEQVVHIKEGASLSALGPELEERGIVASDNAFQTAAANNANADNIQPGFYRLQGEMSADSAVDALLDPQQRITPLQVYGGATLMDINILGGQKRLGILTMIQQSACGEEPAPDCLKLEELNKVAAEADPEALGVPEWARETVAGRAGDAKRLEGLIAPGEYIIDPHASAEEILTDLITRSAKQYESTDIVGRAKAVGLTPYELLTAASLVEREAPAGEFDKVARVILNRLDEPMRLEFDSTVNYGLPSVEVATTDEDRGRVTPWNTYAMDGLPQTPIASPSIEAIEAMENPAEGNWLFFVTVDKDGTTIFNDTFEQHLNDTQRAVDSGVLDSQR, encoded by the coding sequence GTGACCCCACGACAAGCCGCCATGCGGCGCACACGAAACACCGCGGTGCTGGTTACTTCGCTCCTGCTGATCATCGGCCTGATCGCTTGGATTGCCATCGCCCGCGGCAACAACGTGTCCGACTTCGAGGGCACTGGTAACGGCGAAGAACAGGTAGTGCACATCAAGGAAGGCGCAAGCCTTTCCGCGCTTGGTCCTGAGCTGGAGGAGCGTGGCATCGTCGCCTCCGACAACGCGTTCCAAACTGCCGCGGCAAACAATGCGAACGCCGACAATATCCAGCCGGGCTTCTACCGCCTGCAGGGAGAGATGAGCGCCGACTCCGCGGTGGACGCGCTTTTGGATCCGCAGCAGCGCATTACTCCGTTGCAGGTCTACGGCGGGGCCACCTTGATGGACATCAATATCCTCGGCGGACAGAAGCGCTTGGGAATTTTGACCATGATTCAGCAGTCCGCCTGCGGCGAGGAACCGGCGCCGGACTGCCTGAAGCTGGAAGAGCTGAACAAGGTTGCTGCGGAAGCGGATCCAGAGGCTCTTGGTGTTCCTGAGTGGGCCCGCGAGACCGTTGCCGGCCGGGCTGGCGACGCGAAGAGGCTCGAAGGCCTCATCGCCCCGGGCGAGTACATCATCGACCCGCACGCTAGCGCCGAGGAGATCCTCACCGATCTGATCACGCGCTCCGCCAAGCAGTACGAGTCCACCGACATTGTCGGCCGTGCCAAGGCGGTTGGCCTGACCCCGTACGAGCTGCTCACGGCAGCGTCCCTGGTCGAGCGCGAGGCTCCGGCAGGCGAGTTCGACAAGGTCGCGCGAGTGATCCTGAACCGTCTGGACGAGCCGATGCGCCTGGAATTCGACTCCACGGTGAACTACGGCCTGCCTTCCGTTGAGGTTGCCACCACCGACGAAGACCGCGGCCGCGTCACCCCGTGGAACACCTACGCCATGGACGGCCTGCCGCAGACCCCGATCGCTTCTCCGTCCATCGAGGCCATCGAGGCAATGGAGAACCCGGCCGAAGGCAACTGGCTGTTCTTCGTCACCGTGGACAAGGACGGCACGACCATCTTCAACGACACGTTCGAGCAGCACCTCAACGACACCCAGCGTGCGGTGGATTCTGGCGTGCTGGATTCGCAGCGCTAA
- the ruvX gene encoding Holliday junction resolvase RuvX yields MKVQPDTPGLNDPGKGRRIGIDVGTVRIGVASSDQDATLATPVETVRRVTGFKDRDGEDIERLLELIDEFEAVEVVVGLPSNLNGDGSKSVKHAKEIAFRIKRRSDVPVKVADERLTTVAATQALRASGVREKDARAVIDQAAAVEILQSWLDGRKNYLKEN; encoded by the coding sequence ATGAAGGTGCAGCCAGACACCCCGGGGCTCAACGACCCGGGGAAGGGGCGCCGCATCGGCATTGATGTGGGCACTGTCCGCATCGGCGTGGCCTCCTCCGACCAGGACGCGACGCTTGCCACCCCGGTGGAAACGGTCCGCCGGGTCACCGGATTCAAAGACCGCGACGGCGAGGACATCGAGCGTTTGCTTGAGCTTATCGACGAGTTTGAAGCCGTGGAAGTTGTCGTCGGCCTGCCGTCGAACCTCAACGGCGACGGCTCCAAGAGCGTCAAGCATGCAAAGGAAATAGCCTTCCGCATCAAGCGCCGCAGCGACGTGCCTGTGAAAGTGGCGGACGAGCGGCTGACCACGGTCGCGGCCACCCAGGCACTGCGTGCCTCCGGCGTGCGGGAAAAGGACGCGCGCGCCGTGATCGACCAAGCGGCGGCGGTAGAGATTCTGCAATCATGGCTGGACGGCCGCAAAAACTACCTCAAGGAGAATTAA
- the alaS gene encoding alanine--tRNA ligase — MQTHEIRERFTNHFVEAGHTPVPSAPLILDDPTLLFVNAGMVPFKPYFLGDQTPDFKNGTATSIQKCVRTLDIEEVGITTRHNTFFQMAGNFSFGQYFKEGAITHAWTLLTGAVEDGGLDLDPERLWVTVYLDDDEAASIWRDKIGIPEERIQRMGMEDNFWSMGIPGPCGPCSEIYYDRGPEYGVEGGPIADDNRYMEIWNLVFMESIRGEGDKKGNFEIVGELPQKNIDTGMGIERVACLLQGVDNVYETDLLRPVIDAAVELTGAKYDAGNKDNDVRFRVVADHARTGMMIILDGVTPSNEGRGYILRRLLRRIIRSARLLGATGPVMETLMNTIMDTMTPSFPEIADNRERILRVAVAEEKAFSKTLEAGTSRFDEAASAVSASGAKVLPGAQAFELHDTYGFPIDLTVEMAREAGLDVDMDAFNAAMQEQRERAKADNKAKKHRNVDESLYREWVDANPTEFVGYDQLTHDAKVIGLVRGGEKVGEVSQGDEVEVILDVTPMYAESGGQMADRGRLLMGETILNVNDVQRVGKKLWLHKATVQNGGLDLGSTVTAEVDGAWRHGARQAHSATHLIHAAIRQVLGPAAVQAGSLNKPGYLRFDFNYTDQLTDAQLQEIATITNQAVDADFAVNTIETSLDKAKEMGAMALFGESYGDTVRVVEIGGPFSVELCGGTHVEHASQIGPVAVLGESSVGSGARRIEAYSGMDSFKFLSKEAALASGLAAELKAPTEELPDRIAQLSERLRAAEKEIANLHRQQLLASTANLADEAQTVGEHRVVAKHLPEGITTGDLRTIANDLRGKLQAEDAVIVLLSQVDGKVSLAAAATQQAVQSGVKAGDLVKLIGQYVDGKGGGKPDLAQGTGANPAGIEDALRAVRESLAE, encoded by the coding sequence GTGCAAACCCATGAGATCCGAGAGCGGTTCACCAACCACTTCGTCGAGGCTGGCCACACCCCGGTGCCGAGCGCCCCGCTGATTCTGGACGACCCGACGCTGCTGTTCGTCAACGCCGGCATGGTGCCGTTCAAGCCGTACTTCCTGGGCGACCAGACTCCGGATTTCAAAAACGGCACCGCCACCTCCATCCAGAAGTGCGTGCGCACCCTGGACATCGAGGAAGTGGGCATTACCACCCGCCACAACACGTTCTTCCAGATGGCCGGCAACTTCTCCTTCGGCCAGTACTTCAAGGAAGGCGCAATCACGCACGCCTGGACACTGCTCACTGGCGCTGTCGAAGACGGCGGTCTGGACCTGGATCCGGAACGCCTGTGGGTGACCGTCTACCTGGACGATGACGAGGCGGCCTCGATCTGGCGCGACAAGATCGGCATCCCAGAAGAGCGCATCCAGCGTATGGGCATGGAGGACAACTTCTGGTCCATGGGCATCCCGGGACCGTGCGGCCCCTGCTCTGAGATCTACTACGACCGCGGCCCGGAATACGGCGTCGAGGGCGGCCCGATCGCCGACGACAACCGCTACATGGAGATCTGGAACCTCGTGTTCATGGAGTCCATCCGCGGCGAGGGCGACAAGAAGGGCAACTTCGAGATCGTCGGCGAGCTGCCGCAGAAAAACATCGATACCGGCATGGGCATCGAGCGCGTGGCTTGCCTGCTCCAAGGCGTGGACAACGTCTACGAGACCGACCTCCTGCGCCCCGTGATTGACGCCGCTGTCGAGCTCACAGGAGCGAAGTACGACGCCGGCAACAAGGACAACGATGTCCGCTTCCGCGTCGTCGCCGACCACGCGCGCACCGGCATGATGATCATCCTCGACGGCGTGACCCCCTCCAACGAGGGCCGCGGCTACATCCTGCGCCGCCTGTTGCGCCGCATCATCCGCTCCGCGCGCCTGCTGGGCGCCACCGGCCCGGTGATGGAGACGCTGATGAACACCATCATGGACACCATGACCCCGTCGTTCCCGGAGATCGCGGACAACCGCGAGCGCATCCTGCGCGTGGCGGTCGCCGAGGAGAAGGCGTTTTCCAAGACCCTGGAGGCGGGCACCTCGCGTTTCGACGAGGCCGCGTCCGCCGTGTCCGCATCCGGCGCCAAGGTCCTGCCGGGCGCGCAGGCCTTCGAGCTGCACGACACCTACGGTTTCCCAATCGACCTGACCGTGGAGATGGCGCGCGAGGCCGGCTTGGACGTGGACATGGACGCCTTCAACGCCGCGATGCAGGAGCAGCGCGAGCGCGCCAAGGCCGACAACAAGGCGAAGAAGCACCGCAACGTGGACGAATCGCTCTACCGCGAGTGGGTGGATGCGAACCCGACCGAGTTCGTCGGCTACGACCAGCTCACCCACGACGCGAAGGTGATCGGTCTCGTGCGAGGCGGCGAAAAGGTCGGCGAGGTCTCCCAGGGCGACGAGGTCGAGGTCATCCTCGATGTCACCCCGATGTACGCCGAGTCCGGCGGCCAGATGGCAGACCGCGGCCGCCTGCTCATGGGCGAGACCATCCTCAACGTCAACGACGTCCAGCGCGTGGGCAAGAAGCTGTGGCTGCACAAGGCCACGGTGCAAAACGGCGGGCTGGATCTGGGCTCCACCGTCACCGCCGAGGTGGACGGCGCGTGGCGCCACGGCGCGCGACAGGCGCACTCCGCGACCCACCTGATCCACGCGGCGATCCGCCAGGTGCTCGGCCCCGCCGCAGTCCAGGCTGGTTCCTTGAACAAGCCGGGTTACCTGCGCTTCGACTTCAACTACACCGACCAGCTCACGGACGCGCAGCTGCAGGAAATCGCCACCATCACCAACCAGGCGGTGGACGCGGACTTCGCAGTCAACACGATTGAAACCTCGCTGGACAAGGCGAAAGAGATGGGCGCGATGGCGCTGTTCGGCGAGAGCTACGGCGACACCGTGCGTGTGGTGGAGATCGGCGGCCCGTTCTCCGTCGAGCTGTGCGGCGGCACCCACGTCGAGCACGCCTCCCAGATCGGCCCGGTGGCCGTCCTCGGCGAGTCCTCCGTCGGCTCCGGCGCGCGCCGCATTGAGGCGTACTCCGGCATGGATTCTTTCAAGTTCCTGTCCAAGGAGGCTGCACTCGCGTCTGGCCTGGCGGCGGAGTTGAAGGCGCCGACCGAGGAGCTGCCGGACCGCATCGCCCAGCTCAGCGAGCGTCTGCGCGCGGCAGAAAAAGAAATTGCGAACCTGCACCGCCAGCAGCTTCTGGCATCCACCGCCAACTTGGCGGATGAGGCGCAGACGGTGGGCGAGCACCGTGTCGTCGCAAAGCATCTGCCCGAAGGCATTACCACTGGCGACCTGCGCACGATCGCCAACGACTTGCGCGGCAAGCTCCAGGCAGAAGACGCTGTGATCGTGCTGCTGTCCCAGGTGGACGGCAAGGTCTCCCTGGCCGCTGCCGCAACGCAGCAGGCTGTGCAGTCCGGTGTGAAGGCCGGCGACCTGGTGAAGCTGATCGGGCAGTACGTCGACGGTAAGGGAGGCGGTAAGCCGGACCTGGCACAGGGCACCGGTGCGAACCCGGCCGGAATCGAGGATGCGCTGCGCGCGGTGCGTGAATCGCTCGCGGAGTAA
- a CDS encoding replication-associated recombination protein A, with product MEQEGLFSAAAGQDGRGELGNRGTAFFEAGASAPLAARMRPRTLDEIAGQRHLLSEGKPLRRLIDGSGAASVILYGPPGTGKTTIASLIASAMGQNFVALSALSSGVKEVRAVIDEARRDLIRGEKTVLFIDEVHRFSKTQQDALLAAVENRTVLLVAATTENPSFSVVAPLLSRSLLLKLESLNEDDLRGVLDRAMADERGFGGEFELDSAAQDQLVLLAGGDARRALTYLEAAAEAVQPGETITVDTVKENVNRAVVRYDRDGDQHYDIVSAFIKSIRGSDVDAALHYLARMIEAGEDPRFIARRLVIHASEDIGMADPTALQTANAAANAVQFIGMPEGRLALAQATIHLATAPKSPSVIQSIDRALADVRAGYAPPVPAHLRDGHYEGAKAMGNAVGYVYPHDDPLGVVKQQYMPDGLEDAVYYEPTDHGAERRIKDFIGRLRALVRGR from the coding sequence GTGGAGCAAGAGGGACTTTTCTCCGCAGCCGCAGGGCAAGACGGCCGCGGTGAGTTGGGAAACCGCGGCACCGCCTTCTTCGAGGCGGGGGCATCTGCCCCTTTGGCCGCGCGCATGCGTCCGCGGACCCTCGACGAGATCGCGGGCCAGCGTCACCTACTCAGCGAGGGCAAGCCGCTGCGCAGGCTTATCGACGGCTCTGGAGCCGCCTCGGTGATCCTCTACGGCCCGCCGGGCACCGGCAAGACCACCATCGCATCGCTGATCGCGTCTGCGATGGGGCAGAACTTCGTCGCCCTGTCGGCGCTGTCCTCGGGCGTGAAGGAAGTGCGTGCCGTAATTGACGAAGCACGGCGAGACCTAATTCGCGGCGAGAAAACCGTGCTGTTCATCGACGAGGTGCACCGGTTTTCTAAGACCCAGCAGGACGCGTTGCTGGCCGCCGTGGAAAACCGCACCGTGCTGCTGGTCGCAGCGACGACGGAGAATCCGAGTTTCAGCGTGGTAGCGCCGCTGCTGTCGCGTTCGCTGCTGCTGAAGCTGGAGTCCTTGAACGAGGACGACCTGCGCGGGGTGCTGGACCGGGCGATGGCAGACGAACGCGGATTTGGCGGCGAATTCGAGCTTGACAGCGCTGCACAGGACCAGCTGGTCCTCCTCGCCGGCGGCGACGCCCGCCGGGCGCTGACCTATCTGGAAGCTGCGGCGGAGGCGGTGCAGCCGGGGGAGACCATCACCGTCGACACCGTCAAAGAAAACGTGAACCGCGCGGTGGTGCGCTACGACCGCGACGGCGACCAGCATTACGACATCGTTAGTGCGTTCATCAAATCTATCCGCGGTTCCGACGTGGATGCCGCGCTTCATTACCTGGCGCGGATGATTGAGGCGGGAGAGGACCCGCGGTTCATTGCCCGCCGCCTGGTCATCCACGCGTCCGAAGACATTGGCATGGCGGATCCAACTGCGCTCCAGACCGCCAACGCGGCGGCGAACGCGGTGCAGTTCATCGGCATGCCCGAGGGAAGGCTCGCCCTTGCGCAGGCGACGATCCACTTGGCCACGGCGCCGAAGTCGCCGTCGGTGATCCAGTCCATCGACCGGGCGTTGGCGGACGTGCGCGCAGGCTACGCCCCGCCGGTGCCGGCGCACCTGCGCGACGGGCACTATGAAGGCGCGAAGGCCATGGGCAATGCGGTGGGATATGTCTATCCGCACGATGATCCTTTGGGCGTCGTTAAGCAGCAGTACATGCCCGACGGTCTCGAAGATGCTGTCTACTACGAACCCACCGACCATGGTGCGGAGCGGCGCATCAAAGACTTCATCGGTAGGTTGCGTGCCCTCGTCCGCGGACGGTGA